From the Gammaproteobacteria bacterium genome, the window TCGAACCCCTGATTTACAGAGATTACACCTCGCTTTATATCCCAGAACTCGAGACACGGCAATCACTTTTGAAACCTATTTATCGGGTCGATCTATCATGTTTAGAGCAATCTGAACCGAACTATAAGTTATTGATATAATTGAATAATTATCTAATAAATGAAAAGACTCTGGCAAATGCCAGTGCTAGTGTTCCGCTTGGTAATGAACTGATCTAGAAAGAGATTGGAAAATGCGTACAATTTCGTCACGCTTGTCAGGTGCCGGTTTCAGAGCTAACTAAGTCAGCTTACGTACTAGCCGGGCTAGGGCTTGATCAGTGTGACTTCCTGACTGGCAGTCGCAATTCTTACCTGACCTTGAGATTGCTCAATGCTGGACAGCAATGCTTCACTTAATTTGTTTTTAACACTGCGTCGCTGATTGAATTCAACTACATATCGTATCGTGTAGGTAATCCAGTTTTCATCAAATTGCATGGTGACAACCGGTTCGATCTCGGCGTTATAGAGTAAATATTTTTCAACCAGGTTTTCCCACTTGGGCATAAATTCTTTGGCATGGTCTTTAAGAATATTTTGAGTTGCTTGCTTAATTATGGCTTTGGTTTTTACTCTGTCCGATTCAAAACGAATGGGCAGTTGTATCTCGTCCCATAAAAAGGGAAAGTCTCCCGAATAATTAAACACCGGGTCCTTAAATAAAAAGCTATTCGCAATACGAACCACCCGACCATTATACAAATCGCCATTTACCCAATCGCCTACTTCAAATAAAGTTGTGCGTAATAAACTAATGTCAATCACATCACCTTTTATGCCGCCGATCTTGATGCGATCACCGGTTTTATAAAAATTCCCAAATGTAATTGCTAACCATCCGGCAATACTGGTGATAACTTCTTGTAATGAAAAAGCAATTGCAGCACCAACTACACCAAGTGAAACGGCAAGCCCTGAAACTTTTTCAATGAATACA encodes:
- a CDS encoding mechanosensitive ion channel, translated to MNDIAQLFEYPIAKQILIASIGILLILILVQIIRSAVKKSITNQSSKYHALKFVGFFRYVAIILLLLFVFIEKVSGLAVSLGVVGAAIAFSLQEVITSIAGWLAITFGNFYKTGDRIKIGGIKGDVIDISLLRTTLFEVGDWVNGDLYNGRVVRIANSFLFKDPVFNYSGDFPFLWDEIQLPIRFESDRVKTKAIIKQATQNILKDHAKEFMPKWENLVEKYLLYNAEIEPVVTMQFDENWITYTIRYVVEFNQRRSVKNKLSEALLSSIEQSQGQVRIATASQEVTLIKP